The Mucilaginibacter rubeus genomic interval CCATATCGGATACTTACTGTGGATAGTTGGTGGCTGTGTTGTATGCTTAGGAATAGGAGCCGTTGTTGTTATTAACCACCGTAAAAAGGTAATCCTACAAGTATTGCCGGAGCCTCAAAAAGCTGTAGCTGAAACAACGACTGTTATTGAAACGCAGGAACAGAGTGTGCCTGAAATTAAAGAGGAAAATGAAAGCCGCCTGCATGCCAATAAGAATGCCATATTTTTATTTGGCGACCTGCAATTGTTTACGCCCGATGGCAACGAGATCACGAAGTACTTTACGCCTTTATTGAAAGAGCTGTTTTTGGTGATCCTGATGTATTCGGTGAAATTTGACAGGGGGGTAAGCTCGGAAAAACTAAATGAGATCCTTTGGTTTGATAAATCGGAAAAAAGCGCGCGTAATAACCGTTCAGTGAACATCGCCAAATTGAAATCCCTGTTGGATAAGATGGGCTATTGCCATCTATCTAAAGATACGGGCTATTGGAAAATTGAGATAGATTATAACGAAATTCAGGTTGATTATCATAATTACCTTAATATTGTATCTAACAAAAGCAAACTTAATAAGCAGAAGATAATCCAGCTTACACATATCACCCAGCGCGGTAATTTCCTATCGAATATAGAATACGAATGGCTCGATGTTTTTAAGTCGGAAGTATCAAATGAAATCACCGATTCATACATTCAGTTTGCAAATTCGATAAAGGTTACCGATGATCCTGAGTTTTTGATCAAGCTGGCTAATGATATCTTCTATTTCGACCCTGTGAATGAGGAAGCCATGATCCTGAAGTGTAAAGCACTCTCGCATATTGGTAAGCACTCATTAGCTAAAAACACGTTCGAGAATTTTAACAAGGAGTACAAAGCAATTTACGGCGAAGCTTTTGAACGCGATTTTCATTCAATTCTTGAATAAATCTGTTACAATTGATATTTATTGGATTAATTAATCAATTTTTAATGATTAATTAAGTTGTGCGAGCAATTTTGAGGCTATTACCAATTAATAAGCCCGACTGCTTGTATGTTGTGTGCGAACAGTCCATCAAACGGATAATGCCTTTGATGTTGTTATTGTTTAACTTTAAATGTCATTATATAAATTATTACCCATGCTAACCCCTTTCCCTCGGTTGTTAAAGCCGGCGTTTTTATCTGCAATAATTAGCATCAGCAGCTTGTGCGGCGGTGTAACCGTATCTGCTCAAACAAAAGACGAAGGCAATCTTCAATACATTGATCCGCATATAGGTAATGTAGGAGCGCTTCTTGAGCCTACGCGGCCTACAGCACATTTGCCTAACCAGATGATCAGGATGCTGCCTGTACGTCACGACTATATTGATGATCAGATTTCCAGCTTTCCGCTTAATGTGGTATCGCATAGGTTAGGGGAGGTGTTTTCGGTTAAACCGGATAATAGCGCGATTACCCCTGCTTCGTGGAATGAAAGAATGACCTATGATCATGATCTGGAAGTTACCCGTCCGTGGTATTATTCAACTTTCCTGATTGATAAGGACATCACCGTAGAGTTCGCGCCGGGTAAAAAGGTTGGAGATTATAAATTTACTTTTCCGGCTAAAAGTGCTGCTAAAAGCATTTTGTTTGGATTGTATAACGATGGGTTAGCCAATCTCACGTTCACAGGCGGTAATGAGCTAACCGGTTTTGAAACCTATCATGACGATATTAAAGTTTATGTATACGGTAAGTTTAATGCTAAAGGTGCCGCTGGTATAGTGAAGGATAACGCCCTGGTTAAACAAAGCACAGCCGATGGGAAAGACCTTAAATCATACATTACATTTGCCGCCGGTACTCCGGATGTAATAGAATTTAAGTACGCCATATCGTACGTGAGCCCTCAGCAGGCTAAACAAAACTTTAACGATGAATTTGGCAGTGCCGACTTTGAAACGCTCAAGCAGGCAGCTAAAGCTACATGGGCAAAAGTAGTTGGCCAGATTGAAACTGAAGGGGGGACTGTGGCACAGCGTCGCTCATTTTATACCGCTTTGTATCGTTGTAATGAGCGTATGGTTGATATTAACGAAGATGGTCATTACTATAGCGGATACGATAAAAAAGTCCACGACAGCAACCGTCCGTTTTATGTGGATGACTGGGTTTGGGATACTTATCTGGCCCTGCACCCGCTTCGCACTATCCTGAACCCAAAGCTGGAATCGGATATGTTGAACTCGTATGTTAACCAGTATGAGCAAAGCGGCTGGATGCCAACCTTCCCTGTATTGTTTGGTGATAACCCTTGTATGAATGGCTTCCATTCTACAGTAATGTTTCTGGATGATTACCGCAAAGGTATCCGTGGTTTTGATGTTGATAAGGCTTATGAAGGTATCCTTAAAAATGCAAACGAAGCCACCATGCTGCCATGGGAAAACGGCCCTAAATGCGAGCTGGATGACTTTTATCATACCAACGGATATTTCCCAGCTTTGAAAAAAGGAGAAAAGGAAACTGTAAGCCTGGTGCATGGTTTTGAAAAACGGCAGGCCGTGGCCGTAACCCTTGGCGGCAGTTATGACGATTGGGCGGTTGGCCAGTTAGCGGGTGAATTGAAAAAAACAGCCGACGAGCAAACCTTTGCTAAACGCGCGCTCAACTACAAAAACCTTTGGAATAATGATAAGCAAATGTTTATCCCTAAAGACAAGGATGGCAACTGGATTGATATCGATCCTAAGTTTGACGGCGGTTTAGGCGGTCGCGAGTTTTACGACGAAAACAATGGCTGGACTTACCTGTGGCAGGTACAGCATGATATTCCTGGATTGGCAAACCTCATGGGCGGACAAGACAAATTCCAGGCCCGTTTGGATCAGTTGTTCCGCGAAAGCCTCGATAGAAGCAAATACCAGTTCTGGGCAAAATTTCCTGATGCAACGGGTTTAGTTGGCCAGTATTCGATGGGTAATGAGCCAAGTTTCCATATCCCGTACCTGTACAACTTTGCAGGCGCGCCGTGGAAAACGCAAAAGCGTGTAAGGTTCCTGCTTGATGTTTGGTATAAGGATAATATTTTCGGTATTCCCGGTGATGAAGATGGTGGCGGTATGTCGGCCTTTGTGGTATTCTCGTCAATGGGCTTTTACCCGATTACACCAGGAAAGCCAGTATATACCATCGGCAGCCCGGTTTTCAGCAAGGTTACCATCAACCTGCAAAATCGTAAGCAGTTTAAACTGGTAGCTAACAATTGCTCGGTAGTAAACAAATATATCCAAAGCGCTAAGTTTAACGGCCAGGTGCTTAACAAGCCGCTCTTTACCCATGAGCAACTGATGGCAGGCGGTACGCTTGAACTGGAAATGGGACCAAAACCAAATAAAAACTGGGGCATCTGATCTAAGTAAAAAATCAACACATATTAAAATTCTATCCTGATGAAAAAATACGTTTTTAGCATCTTGCTGCTACTGCTATGCGCTGTTGCCAACGCGCAGTTGAGGCACAGTAAAACATCGGCATTTAAAAGTTATAAAGGTTTGGTGATGGCCGGTTACCAGGGATGGTTCAACGCGCCCGGCGACGGCGGCAATCGTTGGTGGAACCATTATGTTTCGCATGGCAAGTTTGAGCCCGGTTATACCAATATCGACCTGTGGCCCGATGTAAGTGAATATCCCAAAACCTATAAATCGCCACTTAAACTGGCCGATGGCAGCGACGCTTACCTGTACAGCTCGTACGATGCTTCATCAACCGAAACACATTTTAAATGGATGCAACAATATGGCGTCGATGGCGTTTTTGTACAGCGCTTTATTGGTGATGTGCAGCGTGGAGCCGGTAAGCATCATAATGATGTGGTTTTGGGCAACGCCCTGAAATATGCACAGAAATACCATAGGGCTATTACGGTAATGTATGATCTGTCGGGTATGAACGCAGGCGGCGATTCGCTGGTGATCAAGGATTGGAAACACCTTGTCGACAGTATGAAAGTAACTAACCGGGGCAATAACCAAACATGGTTGTATCACAATGGCAAACCCCTGGTAGCTGTATGGGGGATAGGTTTTAATGACCACCGCCGTTATGGTTTAACTGAAGGTGAAAAGATCATCGATTTTTTAAAGAATGACCCTGTATATGGAGGCTGTGCCATTTTGCTTGGTGTGCCTACCTATTGGCGCGACTTTGGCAACGACACTGAGAATGATCCGCATCTGCATGATCTGCTGCGTAAGGTTGATATTGTTCACCCCTGGTTTGTGGGCCGCTTTAATGAAGAAGCTTATCCAGCCTTTCAGCACCGTATTGCCGAGGATATTGCCTGGTGTAAGGAAAATAAAGTTGATTATGTACCTACCGTGTTTCCAGGCTTTAGCTGGCACAACATGAACCCTCGTGCTAAGCAAAACCAGATTCCGCGCAACCGTGGCCATTTTTATTGGAAACAGATAAACGGTGCCATCAACAGCGGCGCCGAAATGCTGTACGTAGCCATGTTTGATGAAGTTGATGAGGGCACGGCTATCCTCAAAGTATCAAAAAATCCGCCGGTAGGCTTAAGTACATTCGTAACGTTTGAGGACGATATCCCTAATGATTATTACTTGTACTTAACAGGTTATGCCGCTAAAATGCTCCGGAAGCAAGTGCCTTTAACAGCCGACGTGCCACCGCCGGTAAAAAAATAGCGTTATAAAGCTCTTTCATCAAATTTAATTGACATTAATGGCGGATAAGCCCTGCCGTTAATGTTTTATTAATCACTTATTAGTTTCCAGGTATAGTTTTAGCCTTCGATAAGCCGGACTGGATTTGTTTGTTAAAATAAACAATCGATTGTGCGGCAAGTAATAACCCAACCAATTATAACTTATTTATGAAGCAAAAGAACGCCTATATATCGGTTCTTTTAGTAACGATTTTTTGTTCATTTAATACCCCTAAACCTACTGCCAAGCTTCCGTATAAAGACGCGTCGCTGCCGGTTGAAAAGCGTGTAGCCGATTTACTTGGCCGAATGACAACCGCCGAAAAGATCCGCCAGTTGGATATGTACTGGGGCCACGAGGTTGCAAATATGCAAGGACATGACGCGGTTTCCATGTCGGATAGTGCCCGCATCAATATTGGCACAGAAGGCATCGGTTCGGTTCATGACCTGTATCCTTTAACTGCCGACGTAAGCAATCAGATCCAACGATATGCTGTGGAGAAAACGCGACTTGGCATTCCAGTGCTTTTTATTGAAGAAGGTCTGCACGGTTATGAGGGGCTGGGCAGTACAACTTTCCCGAGTCCGCTGGCACTGGCCGGTGCCTGGGATACTACCAATGTGCATAAGGCCGGCCGTATCATAGCAACAGAAATGCGTGCCCATGGTGTGGCGATGGTGTTAGGCCCGGTACTTTGTCTTCCGCGCGATCCACGTTGGGG includes:
- a CDS encoding GH92 family glycosyl hydrolase, with product MLTPFPRLLKPAFLSAIISISSLCGGVTVSAQTKDEGNLQYIDPHIGNVGALLEPTRPTAHLPNQMIRMLPVRHDYIDDQISSFPLNVVSHRLGEVFSVKPDNSAITPASWNERMTYDHDLEVTRPWYYSTFLIDKDITVEFAPGKKVGDYKFTFPAKSAAKSILFGLYNDGLANLTFTGGNELTGFETYHDDIKVYVYGKFNAKGAAGIVKDNALVKQSTADGKDLKSYITFAAGTPDVIEFKYAISYVSPQQAKQNFNDEFGSADFETLKQAAKATWAKVVGQIETEGGTVAQRRSFYTALYRCNERMVDINEDGHYYSGYDKKVHDSNRPFYVDDWVWDTYLALHPLRTILNPKLESDMLNSYVNQYEQSGWMPTFPVLFGDNPCMNGFHSTVMFLDDYRKGIRGFDVDKAYEGILKNANEATMLPWENGPKCELDDFYHTNGYFPALKKGEKETVSLVHGFEKRQAVAVTLGGSYDDWAVGQLAGELKKTADEQTFAKRALNYKNLWNNDKQMFIPKDKDGNWIDIDPKFDGGLGGREFYDENNGWTYLWQVQHDIPGLANLMGGQDKFQARLDQLFRESLDRSKYQFWAKFPDATGLVGQYSMGNEPSFHIPYLYNFAGAPWKTQKRVRFLLDVWYKDNIFGIPGDEDGGGMSAFVVFSSMGFYPITPGKPVYTIGSPVFSKVTINLQNRKQFKLVANNCSVVNKYIQSAKFNGQVLNKPLFTHEQLMAGGTLELEMGPKPNKNWGI
- a CDS encoding glycoside hydrolase family 71/99-like protein gives rise to the protein MKKYVFSILLLLLCAVANAQLRHSKTSAFKSYKGLVMAGYQGWFNAPGDGGNRWWNHYVSHGKFEPGYTNIDLWPDVSEYPKTYKSPLKLADGSDAYLYSSYDASSTETHFKWMQQYGVDGVFVQRFIGDVQRGAGKHHNDVVLGNALKYAQKYHRAITVMYDLSGMNAGGDSLVIKDWKHLVDSMKVTNRGNNQTWLYHNGKPLVAVWGIGFNDHRRYGLTEGEKIIDFLKNDPVYGGCAILLGVPTYWRDFGNDTENDPHLHDLLRKVDIVHPWFVGRFNEEAYPAFQHRIAEDIAWCKENKVDYVPTVFPGFSWHNMNPRAKQNQIPRNRGHFYWKQINGAINSGAEMLYVAMFDEVDEGTAILKVSKNPPVGLSTFVTFEDDIPNDYYLYLTGYAAKMLRKQVPLTADVPPPVKK